The Macadamia integrifolia cultivar HAES 741 chromosome 4, SCU_Mint_v3, whole genome shotgun sequence genome contains the following window.
aaggaaaaaaacCGTTTGATACAAACCGATACAactggggttgaaatcgtctacaattccaatctcgtacaattccgtgcaataccaccttcagggtttgacacgtgtattgataccaatacaatggtccacatctggtacaactaataaaacattaaatcagtgaagagacatttaaatcagatctggatcattgtattggtatcaatacacgtgtcaaaccctgaaggtggtattgcacagaattgtacgagatcggaattacagacgatttttttccatacAACTGATATGTATCAAACTATCAATATTGACTGAAAGTCTGAAACTGATacggatatttttttttttttgggtagaaaatcTGATACGGATTAATGCCCAAGGGGATGAGTCGGGTCTTCGCCGAGACAAATAAGGGGTACTTTGGTCAGATAAGGCATAAAATGTAGAAAAACCTAATGtatcatttaaaataaaaacaagggCATTTTAGTAATCATAGCTTATAAGTGtctaattttttaatcaatcaTCATCAACATCGAGTCATCGATGCATCCCTCCTTCACAAGTCTAAATTTGGTAGTAGCAGCTGGGTCGTGGTGGTCGGTCCAAGACAAATCGATaagaattaaatattaaataaaaaaaaaaaaagcgggaAGAATCAAGGAAATGAGGATGGGAATGGGTCCGAGTCTGGGCTTTGGCTCTTGGATGAGCCACTCCTTTTGTTGGAGGCCTGACGTGGCCCATCGTTTGGTGGGTCAACTCAATATAGCACGAGCAAGTCCACGATTTCACGTATGACCGATAAACGCCACCTAATATAATATACTCAGACCACCAAAGGAGGAGCCCCCAAAAGACAACagggaagaaggaaaaggactaaaaaaaaacttttaatcCCAAGATATTCCAGTGAAGACACTTGTTATAAGCACTTGTTTTATAGAGTTCTTATTTATACTGGGTGGAGAGAAATCTTGATCATCTCTCCATCTTCCATTGAAGCGCTAGAGCCCATGGatgaagagaatttttttttcccattgtcaatgaaaaactcttttttatgtcggtttcaactttcaactttcaaaaataataataaattttagaAGAGGAAGAGGTACAATCCAACAagttagagatttttttttttaatttaagggCCTATTGGCCATTACATGGTAGACTAAACCCATATAGAGGCCAATATCAGATCTACGGAGGAGTCAATAGGGGCCCATGGTCACATTTCTTGAAAAGTAAGAAAATTAATACAAACTAACCACCTATACACTTGAgaggagttgatcaagtgaTCAATCCTCAAGTAGTGACTCCACTAATTAAGCACTACAAATGGTCAAGCTAAGCCCCAAGTATGCACAAGCGTGAGAATCTCGGTTAAATGAAATAGATTACATGAATCATTGACCTTCAATAGACTATAACTATGATTATATTGAAGACAATACCGAGATTATGTACATCATTTGAATGATTGGATTaaagtaatgaaaaaaaatccaactttATTTACTGAAAACGGAATGTCCAACTTTCAACTCATTTATTACTTCAAGATATAAATTTTCAGAGTCCAAGGGACGGTTGGATAAAGTAGAAGTAGATTTGTTTTTTAGGTATGATTCTAAGGAAGTAGAAAGTAGATATGTTTTTTGGGTGCAATTCTAAGGGACAATGCCCCTTCAACTACtgtgtttttttggtagaatcccCCCTCTAATCAGGATGAAGGACTTCTCACCGACTTTCAAACTCTCTTATTAGGATGATAAAAGTTACTGTCGACACGTGTAGATGTTCCAATTTCATTGTTGTTGCATGAGCTCCTAGGCCTACGGTGTGTGAATGATTTCCTACAACATATGGTGAGGATAATTATGCCATTCCATTCATTGGGGCTAAGGAAAACGTTCTTCTTTACCATAATTTGAAGTTTTGAATATTAAGAAATAGAAATTCAATCCATCTTACCAACcacatcaattaaaaaaaaaaaaatagtcccCTGTTTCTTCACATGGACACCATCAAGGTATCAAAGATGTTAATTTCTTAGCTTATGAATATTTTAGAAATTTGATTTAACTATGAGTATGACCTATTTACCCATATTGATTGAACCCATAAAGGGTACTCATTGAGTATTTTTTACGTATAGCGGAACAAGAAAAACTCTATCCTTATTTAAATTAAGCACTTTGTTGTTGTCTTTTAACCCCTTATTTTATTCCTtaaaaaattttgtttatttgtttatggtaaatttttttttaaattcacttaatttttattttatgttattaACCATGGTCTAACCATACTAACAAGACAAAACCGGACCGGGCCCGTTTGGTTTGCTGCCCAAGTACGGTTTATTCAAAGGGCTACCCTATTGGAAGACCTAAACCTTGATTTACCACGATACCCTTCGAAAGTTATGAAAATGAATAAGAATATATGTGAAAGTTTATGGAAAATAACAAGGATTTTACTGTCAATACAAACCTACCCTGCTTTGCTATAAAGTATAGTAGACATTGAATTTGATAGCGGGAGAGTGTTTTCTTCTGACGACCCGAGTGTGGAAGAGAGTGCGGTTGGGACGACGCAGCGGCGACAAGATGATTATCCCTGTTCGGTGCTTCACCTGCGGAAAGGTATTTTCTCTTACAGGTTTAGAATCATGGTATAGATTTGGATTGAATCTCAACCTCCATCTTCTTCGTATGTTTTTTAAAACTAGATCTTTGGTTCTTTTAGGGTTTAATCATGTTAAGTTTGAACTTTAATATTGtagggttttttgtttattttttggtggATCTGTAATTTTCTCGTTTTCTTCCCATGCTAGGGTTGATTGCTGCATCtaagttttgttttgttttgttttgttttttttgtttttcgcttttgctttgtttttttaggTCATCGGTAACAAGTGGGATACGTATCTGGACCTCCTTCAGGCCGATTACACGGAAGGGTGAGATCACTTGTTTCTCTGCTGTTTtcgttctatttttcttttgttggagTTAACGCACACCAGATTTTCATGTTTTATAATGTTTTAGGGTATTAGAGGGTTTTCGTCCTTCTTGATTGATAATGTAACGGCTAGCTGAAGGGGATTGTTTCAGAAGTTGGcgtttattttcttcattattgatttgatttattgaaaGGATATGGAGAACGATTAAGGATGGAGAAGGTACGTTAGGAGATAAAGTACATGAAGTTTggttaaaaaaagaaacagcGTTCGTGTACCCAAACACATCTAGTTGGGTTAGGGCTTAgttgaattgagttgagttgagttagGAGTTGTCAGTTTTGCTTCAGTCCATTAATAACCTGTAACAATCACTGGCATTAGTGTACCCAAGCCAAGTTGAGTTGAGTTAGGAGTTTTGTCAGTTTGTTCTTAGTTCATTTGACAACTGCAATAATCGCCTTCTACAGATTTTTGGGGTTATACGTTTTGAGTTGAATGCCATCCCGAATTACCACGCCTAAGCTCATAACTTGGATGGTTGTGGGAATCAGCCACTCAGCCCGTTATACTGGTTGAAAACTATGGAGAACCTGAAAGAGGAAGTTAGGAGGTTCACAAGGTGAGTTACCTGGAAGATCCCCTCAACCGCAGGGCAACAGATGGTTCCACATATTTAATTGCTTTCTTCTGAGGAACTTTTGGGGTCCTCTATATGGCTGACCTTGTAGTCTCCAATATATTCTCAGGCTGAAAATGTGCAGTTCCCCTCTTCCTGGTGAATGTTTTATTTAGGGAAGGGGCAtagaaaatgattaaaaaattccCATCAAGTAACAAAACCTTTGTGTTGTAGTCTTACTAAGAAGTGTATCTCTATCTATAAGAGTATGTAGCCCAATGTAAATATCTGGACTTCCTTTAGGCCAAATACACGGAAGGGTGAGATCGCTTGTTGCTCTGCCTTTTTTGGgtctattttttcttcctttgagtTAATGCACACCAGATTTTAATGTTTTATAATCATTTAGGGGATTGCTATATGAATACGTAACCCAATGTAAACAGAAGTATATCCCAACTATAAGAATACATAACCTAATGTAAAAAGGATTCCTCACCATGGAATTGCAAGATTGAGGTTGTAAATTGAATGAAATCTCAATGGAAATGACTTTATATGCTGGAAGGCCCCGTGAAAAAACCAATAGGCAGTTAGTGGGGATCAAAGGCCATGGTGACTGTTGATGGCACGTGTTTGTGTTTGTGCAGATAAGCTAGGAGTATCTTTTGAAGTTCAAACTGGCATGTTTTCTCAACCTTGAGTTTCTGTTAGCTTTGGTGGTATATGATTGAGCTAGATCTACTATTCTTGATGATGAAAGAATTGGTTGATGTTTTGGAGAAATACTATTTCAACAAATTCTACTATTCTTGAGTAGGCCTAGGGTGTTCAAAGATGCAAATATAGTGATTGTTACGTTCTCACAATCTCTTCCATTTTGATCTAGTGGGAACCATGGGGTTAGTACCTGCTTTGTCTATCATTGTAAATCATTCACTTAGGTTGACATGTCTGAGTTTGGTGTCAATGACTAATTTATATGAATTTAGTGGAATGAAAGTTGCAAAGATTATTCATATTTTGGTTGAACTGCAGAGATGCTCTTGATGCACTGGGATTGGTCCGATATTGCTGTAGGCGGATGCTCATGACTCATGTTGACCTCATTGAGAAGCTCTTAAACTACAacagtaatctctctctctctctctctcacagacacacacacacacacacacacacacacacacactcacaccaCTTATCATTGAGGTCAATTTGTGTCCCGTGCAATTCATTATTGAATGCTGTTATTTTTTGTTCACAGCTTTGGACAAAACTGAGTCAGGTTGACCGGATGGATGGCTGCTTATCTGGGATCGCAACTCTCCGAAGAACATGGCATGGATAGCTAGGGATTCTCTTGTAATGATATACATCTATATTCTGTTAATTGAACATACTATCGCAGCTTGACTGCATTGACTTTTTGTTCCACAGTTTAGCTTGTTTAATTCTAGTTTTTCCTGCCTTCATCAATGGGGAACTTATTCAAAGATAGATGGTAATGGTGCAAAATCAGTATTTGCAACCCGGCTTCAATTGTCGAACCACTGTAATTTGGCTTGAaacaaccccaccccaccccaccccaccccaccaaaaaaaaacttcGGAAAGGAAGCAAACAGAACTCGAAGTGGGAAACTGTGGACTGTTTTTATGGACTTGATGTACTGATGATCCAGCAATCAAAAATGGGATGAGGTTGAGCAGGATTTTGAAATAATGTGAAAGTTGATCTATTCGGGAAAAGTATATCTGAACCACCAGAAAAttttactcatttttttttctcaactttGTGAAATGAGGGAAAGGGTTCTCTGTGCTGCTGTGGCAGGGTATGCTAAGCATCTGTGTGtcttcctctcctcctcctctattGTGCAATACTGTTTTGTTGCACCTTATTAGTGTGTTTGTCTATGCTGCTTGCTTAAATAATCCTcttcttaaaataaataaagaattagCGAATGTGTTTTCTGTCTGGGAGTGTGCCCTTGCACCTAGGTACTTGGTGTGAAATGATCAACTGTTCCCCATGCTCACAGAGGGAAAATATTTATCCAAAGAATTTTGTATGAGAGGGTACTGGGTATCGTGGTATCCTGGCAGCTCAGAGAACCCTTCCCCGGTGCCCATTCTAGAAATAGTCATATGTACACCCTTCCATCCCCATATTGAAACTTAAGTGGATTGGCCACCACTGGCACCAAACTGGTTTCAAGGTAACTTGTCTTGGATCGACTCAGTTGGATCCGATAAAACTTAGTCAGAACCTTGCTTCAGTCACCTGTAATTACTAAGTTTTCTAAGAAAGGATTGGGTTTCTATT
Protein-coding sequences here:
- the LOC122075904 gene encoding DNA-directed RNA polymerase subunit 10-like protein is translated as MIIPVRCFTCGKVIGNKWDTYLDLLQADYTEGDALDALGLVRYCCRRMLMTHVDLIEKLLNYNTLDKTESG